In Dysgonomonadaceae bacterium zrk40, one genomic interval encodes:
- a CDS encoding ATP-binding cassette domain-containing protein has translation MIEVRNLVKEFDGTMVLKNIDATFQKGVVNIIIGKSGSGKTVMLKCLVGLVPPTSGEILYDGRNLTTMRSREVRRLRRDIGMLFQGAALFDSRTVLENVMFPLEMFSRKNRRERRRRAEFCLERVDMLDAANLLPSEISGGMKKRAAIARAIVLNPKYLFCDEPNSGLDPKTSQVIDELISDVTIDFNITTIVVSHDMNSVINIGDNVIFLNEGIKEWEGSKSQVMDADNEKLNDFVFASDLFRKIKVAEEIISEDEKG, from the coding sequence ATGATAGAGGTAAGGAACCTGGTGAAGGAGTTTGACGGTACGATGGTGCTAAAAAACATTGATGCCACCTTTCAAAAGGGGGTGGTCAACATCATCATCGGCAAGAGTGGATCTGGGAAGACGGTGATGCTTAAGTGTCTTGTGGGGCTTGTACCACCTACTTCGGGAGAGATCCTCTACGACGGGAGAAACCTCACCACCATGCGCAGTCGCGAAGTGCGACGGCTGCGACGCGACATTGGCATGCTTTTTCAGGGTGCGGCTCTGTTTGACTCACGCACGGTACTGGAGAACGTGATGTTCCCCCTCGAAATGTTCTCTCGTAAGAATCGTCGGGAACGTCGTAGAAGGGCTGAGTTCTGCCTTGAACGTGTGGATATGTTGGATGCTGCCAACTTGCTCCCTTCAGAGATCAGCGGAGGGATGAAGAAACGGGCCGCCATTGCCAGGGCCATCGTTCTCAACCCGAAGTACCTCTTTTGCGACGAGCCTAACTCGGGCCTTGACCCCAAGACGTCGCAGGTGATCGACGAGCTGATCAGCGATGTGACGATCGACTTCAACATCACCACCATCGTGGTGTCGCACGACATGAACTCGGTAATCAACATTGGTGACAACGTTATCTTCCTCAACGAGGGAATCAAGGAGTGGGAGGGGAGCAAGTCGCAGGTGATGGATGCCGACAACGAGAAGCTGAACGATTTCGTCTTCGCGTCTGACCTGTTCCGCAAGATCAAGGTGGCGGAGGAGATCATCAGCGAGGATGAAAAAGGTTGA
- the sufC gene encoding Fe-S cluster assembly ATPase SufC — protein sequence MLEIKNLHAIVEEKEILKGINLEVKPGEIHAVMGPNGSGKSTLASVLAGNPKFEVTRGSIFFKGSDLLEMEPEDRAREGLFLSFQYPVEIPGVSMVNFMRAAVNEQRKYRGEEPISASDFLKLMRDKRELLGMDSNLVSRSVNEGFSGGEKKKNEIFQMAMLNPQLSILDETDSGLDIDALRVVAQGVNKLQTKENATIVITHYQRLLEYIKPDHVHVLYAGRIIRSGGPDLALELEKRGYDWLINP from the coding sequence ATGTTAGAGATAAAAAACCTGCATGCAATCGTCGAAGAGAAGGAGATCCTCAAGGGGATCAACCTGGAGGTTAAACCCGGAGAGATCCATGCAGTGATGGGACCCAACGGTTCCGGTAAGAGCACGCTGGCCTCAGTGCTGGCAGGCAATCCAAAGTTCGAAGTAACCCGCGGCAGCATCTTCTTCAAGGGGAGCGACCTGTTGGAGATGGAACCGGAGGATCGTGCCCGCGAGGGACTCTTTCTCAGCTTCCAGTACCCGGTGGAAATCCCCGGGGTGAGCATGGTCAATTTTATGCGCGCCGCTGTCAATGAGCAGCGTAAGTACCGAGGTGAGGAACCCATCTCGGCAAGCGACTTCCTGAAGTTGATGCGCGACAAGCGGGAGCTGCTCGGCATGGACAGCAACCTGGTGAGCCGTTCGGTGAACGAGGGCTTCTCGGGTGGTGAGAAGAAGAAAAACGAAATCTTCCAGATGGCGATGCTCAATCCCCAGCTCTCAATCCTCGACGAAACCGACTCCGGACTCGACATCGACGCTCTGCGTGTGGTAGCACAGGGCGTGAACAAGTTGCAGACGAAGGAGAACGCTACCATCGTGATCACCCACTACCAGCGACTGTTGGAATACATCAAGCCCGATCATGTGCATGTCCTCTACGCAGGCAGA